Proteins encoded in a region of the Zea mays cultivar B73 chromosome 2, Zm-B73-REFERENCE-NAM-5.0, whole genome shotgun sequence genome:
- the LOC100284396 gene encoding Grx_C8 - glutaredoxin subgroup III → MQYGAAAAEQAWSYMPVVAPSSAVETAAERVERLASESAVVVFSVSTCCMCHAVKRLFCGMGVHPTVHELDHDPRGRELERALACLLGASGASAAGAPVVPVVFIGGRLVGAMDRVMAAHINGTLVPLLKDAGALWL, encoded by the coding sequence ATGCAgtacggcgcggcggcggcggagcaGGCGTGGTCGTACATGCCGGTGGTGGCACCGTCGTCGGCCGTGGAGACGGCGGCGGAGCGCGTGGAGCGGCTGGCGTCGGAGAGCGCGGTGGTGGTGTTCAGCGTGAGCACCTGCTGCATGTGCCACGCCGTGAAGCGCCTCTTCTGCGGCATGGGCGTGCACCCGACGGTGCACGAGCTGGACCACGACCCGCGGGGCCGCGAGCTGGAGCGCGCCCTGGCCTGCCTCCTCGGCGCCTCCGGAGCCTCGGCGGCGGGCGCGCCGGTCGTGCCCGTCGTGTTCATCGGCGGCAGGCTGGTCGGCGCCATGGACCGCGTCATGGCCGCGCACATCAACGGCACCCTCGTGCCGCTGCTCAAGGACGCCGGCGCGCTCTGGCTGTGA